In Xyrauchen texanus isolate HMW12.3.18 chromosome 45, RBS_HiC_50CHRs, whole genome shotgun sequence, a single window of DNA contains:
- the LOC127637325 gene encoding F-box/LRR-repeat protein 14-like → METHISCLFPEILAMIFSYMDVRDKGRVAQVCTAWRDASYHKSVWRGVEAKLHLRRANPSLFPSLQARGIRRVQILSLRRSLSYVIQGMPNIESLNLSGCYNLTDNGLGHAFVQEIPSLRVLNLSLCKQITDSSLGRIAQYLKNLEVLELGGCSNITNTGLLLIAWGLHRLKSLNLRSCRHVSDVGIGHLAGMTRSAAEGCLCLEYMTLQDCQKLTDLSLKHISKGLTKLKVLNLSFCGGISDAGMIHLSHMTSLWSLNLRSCDNISDTGIMHLAMGTLRLSGLDVSFCDKIGDQSLAYIAQGLYQLKSLSLCSCHISDDGINRMVRQMHKMRTLNIGQCVRITDKGLELIADHLSQLTGIDLYGCTKITKRGLERITQLPCLKVLNLGLWQMTESEKVR, encoded by the coding sequence ATGGAGACGCACATCTCGTGTCTCTTCCCGGAGATTTTAGCGATGATTTTCAGCTACATGGACGTGAGGGACAAAGGCAGGGTGGCCCAAGTGTGCACGGCGTGGAGGGACGCGTCCTACCACAAGTCTGTGTGGAGGGGGGTGGAAGCCAAGCTGCATTTGAGGAGGGCGAACCCATCCCTGTTCCCAAGCCTGCAGGCGCGGGGCATCAGGCGGGTGCAGATCCTCAGCCTGCGGCGCAGCCTCAGCTACGTGATCCAGGGGATGCCCAACATCGAGAGTTTGAATCTGAGCGGCTGCTATAACTTGACGGATAACGGCCTGGGGCACGCATTCGTGCAGGAGATCCCTTCCCTGAGGGTGCTCAATCTGAGCCTCTGCAAACAGATCACGGATTCCAGTTTGGGCAGAATAGCCCAGTATCTGAAAAACTTGGAAGTGCTGGAACTGGGAGGCTGCAGCAACATCACCAATACTGGTTTGCTACTCATTGCATGGGGGTTGCACAGACTCAAGAGTCTTAATCTGCGGAGCTGCCGGCATGTGTCGGACGTGGGGATCGGACATTTGGCCGGCATGACCCGAAGCGCGGCGGAGGGCTGCCTCTGTCTGGAATACATGACCCTGCAGGACTGTCAGAAGTTGACGGACCTGTCCCTCAAGCACATCTCTAAAGGCCTGACAAAGCTCAAAGTGCTCAACCTGAGTTTCTGTGGGGGCATCTCGGACGCCGGCATGATTCACCTCTCGCACATGACGAGTCTGTGGAGCCTTAATCTGCGCTCGTGCGACAACATCAGCGACACGGGCATCATGCACCTCGCCATGGGGACCCTGAGACTCTCCGGACTCGACGTGTCTTTTTGCGATAAGATCGGCGACCAGAGCCTGGCGTACATCGCGCAGGGTCTTTACCAGCTCAAGTCGCTGTCGCTGTGCTCGTGCCACATCAGCGACGATGGCATCAACAGGATGGTGCGCCAGATGCACAAGATGAGGACGCTAAACATCGGCCAGTGCGTGCGGATTACAGACAAAGGACTGGAGCTCATCGCCGACCACTTGAGTCAACTGACCGGCATTGATCTGTATGGATGTACGAAAATCACTAAGAGGGGACTGGAGAGAATCACGCAGCTCCCCTGCCTTAAAGTTTTGAACCTGGGCCTTTGGCAGATGACTGAAAGTGAAAAAGTGAGGTGA